From the genome of Pseudomonadota bacterium, one region includes:
- a CDS encoding efflux RND transporter periplasmic adaptor subunit: MSTFRPNPRNATGATSHQPSAGPAARSESSRRHTGLAPLALALTLAGHTAGCHSAPPAPPAAPALAVARVRTQRVLAQSHEGREEVMGTVRAKLRASIEAKVSGRILKLPVALGQRVAAGALLVRLDLRETQARVAQAKAVAEQANADLVRVSALLARQAITRQDFDAAQARARIAEASLREVSTMLGYATLTAPFAGVVTRKLADVGDLASPGRALIELEDPSALRLEIDVPEALIEHVRVGVTLPVRIDTLPELVQGTVTEVGPSSDPNSRTFRAQLDLAGSPVLRSGQFGRALVPTGHTSILRAPLDAVVERGQLEIVFVARDGRAELRLVKTGKRFATTIEIVSGLSAGEAVVVMGAAMLVDGQPLEAQR; this comes from the coding sequence ATGAGCACCTTCAGGCCCAATCCGCGCAACGCGACGGGCGCCACGAGTCACCAGCCCTCCGCAGGCCCCGCCGCGCGCAGCGAATCGTCGCGGCGCCATACCGGCCTGGCGCCTCTCGCCCTCGCGCTGACGCTCGCGGGCCACACCGCCGGATGCCACAGCGCGCCGCCCGCGCCGCCCGCGGCCCCGGCCCTCGCGGTGGCTCGGGTGCGCACGCAGCGCGTGCTGGCTCAGTCCCATGAGGGCCGCGAAGAGGTGATGGGCACCGTGCGCGCCAAGCTACGCGCGAGCATCGAGGCGAAGGTCAGCGGGCGCATTCTCAAGCTCCCGGTCGCCCTCGGCCAGCGCGTCGCCGCCGGTGCCCTGCTGGTGCGGCTCGATCTGCGCGAGACGCAGGCGCGCGTGGCCCAGGCAAAGGCTGTCGCTGAGCAGGCCAACGCCGACCTGGTGCGCGTCAGCGCCTTGCTGGCGCGGCAGGCGATCACTCGCCAGGACTTCGATGCCGCGCAGGCCCGTGCGCGGATCGCCGAGGCGTCACTGCGCGAAGTGAGCACGATGCTCGGCTATGCCACCTTGACGGCGCCCTTCGCCGGCGTGGTCACGCGCAAGCTGGCCGACGTTGGTGACCTCGCCAGTCCCGGTCGCGCGCTGATCGAGCTAGAGGATCCCTCGGCGTTACGTCTGGAGATCGATGTACCCGAGGCGTTGATCGAACACGTCCGGGTCGGCGTCACGCTGCCGGTGCGCATCGACACGCTGCCCGAGCTGGTGCAGGGCACCGTCACCGAGGTCGGCCCGAGCTCTGACCCCAACAGCCGGACCTTCCGCGCCCAGCTCGACCTGGCGGGGAGCCCCGTCCTGCGCAGCGGCCAATTCGGCCGTGCGCTCGTCCCGACCGGACACACGAGCATCTTGCGTGCACCGCTTGACGCCGTCGTCGAGCGCGGTCAGCTCGAGATCGTCTTCGTCGCGCGGGACGGGCGCGCCGAGCTGCGGCTGGTCAAGACCGGCAAGCGCTTCGCCACGACGATCGAGATCGTCTCCGGTCTGAGCGCCGGCGAGGCGGTGGTGGTCATGGGTGCGGCGATGTTGGTCGACGGCCAGCCGCTCGAGGCGCAACGATGA
- a CDS encoding carbamate kinase: MRSGQGRGPERPLAVVALGGHAFVRQGESASIAIHERCAAEISAVLLNLVERNYDLVLTHGNGPQVGQLLLQTDLTRDQVPAMPLDVLVADTEGWLGYVLQQALLNQLQARHAQRFVVTMITQVLVDEDDPAFAAPTKPVGAFMSAAEAESARDRLGWHVAEDAGRGWRRHVPSPQPRQVVQWRMIRDAALQGHIVIAAGGGGIPVVRSAEGQLRGVEAVIDKDRTSSVLAAAIGADLLIVLTDVPQVYVDYRRPSQRGLDAVTMQEAERLIAEGHFAPGSMGPKVEAIDAFLRKGGRRGLITAPADLAAALEGRGGTHFVGRL, from the coding sequence ATGCGCAGCGGACAAGGTCGCGGCCCGGAGCGGCCGCTGGCGGTGGTGGCGCTCGGCGGGCATGCGTTCGTGCGCCAGGGCGAGAGCGCATCGATTGCGATCCACGAGCGTTGTGCCGCCGAGATCTCGGCGGTGCTGCTCAACCTCGTCGAGCGCAACTACGATCTCGTCCTCACCCACGGCAACGGGCCGCAGGTCGGGCAGCTGCTGCTGCAGACCGATCTGACGCGCGACCAGGTGCCGGCGATGCCGCTCGACGTGCTCGTCGCCGACACGGAGGGCTGGCTCGGCTACGTGCTGCAACAGGCGCTGCTCAATCAGCTCCAGGCGCGGCACGCGCAGCGCTTCGTCGTCACGATGATCACCCAAGTGCTGGTCGACGAGGACGACCCGGCCTTCGCCGCGCCGACCAAGCCCGTCGGAGCGTTCATGTCGGCAGCGGAGGCCGAGAGCGCGCGCGATCGGCTGGGTTGGCACGTCGCCGAGGACGCCGGTCGGGGTTGGCGGCGCCATGTGCCGTCGCCGCAACCGCGCCAGGTCGTCCAGTGGCGCATGATTCGCGATGCCGCGCTGCAGGGCCACATCGTGATCGCGGCCGGGGGTGGCGGCATTCCGGTCGTGCGGTCGGCGGAGGGCCAACTGCGCGGCGTCGAGGCGGTGATCGACAAGGATCGGACGTCGAGCGTCCTGGCCGCCGCGATCGGCGCGGACCTGCTGATCGTCCTGACCGATGTGCCGCAGGTCTACGTCGACTACCGCAGGCCCAGCCAGCGAGGCCTGGATGCCGTGACCATGCAAGAGGCCGAGCGACTGATCGCGGAAGGCCACTTCGCGCCGGGCAGCATGGGGCCGAAGGTCGAGGCGATCGACGCTTTTCTGCGCAAGGGCGGACGACGTGGCTTGATCACCGCGCCCGCCGACCTCGCCGCAGCCCTGGAGGGGCGCGGCGGCACGCACTTCGTCGGGCGGCTCTAG
- a CDS encoding efflux RND transporter permease subunit codes for MSAVQPQGDAELGLAGRIARTFIDSKLTPLVVVTSVLLGLGAVVLLAREEEPQIKVPMVDVLVAMPGTSAREIEERATRPMEKLLWEIPGVEYLYSTSRPGEALVIVRFKVGEDVERSLVKLNQKLQSNYDRMPQGVSLPLIKPRSIDDVPILALTLHSAVHDHLALRRLAAQLDDAIKQVPDVAETTITGGARRQIRVLLDPARLVSRELSAAGLIPLLQQSNRQFRAGGLTTDDREVVIETGGFLSTAEEVGNVVVGINAGKPVYLREVAQVVDAAEEPAQYVFYGEGAAKASRANEQPAVTLSVAKRPGANAVAVAEAVLHKIAQQRGRIVPADVSITTTRHYGKTAAEKSNELLFHMAIAVLSVSLLILFTLGWRESLIVAVAIPSTLALTLLVFYLYGFTLNRITLFALIFSIGILVDDAIVVVENIVRHLRLPGNRARSAATIAVEAVNEVGNPTILATFTVIFAVLPMAYVGGLMGPYMRPIPIGASAAMFFSLAIAFIVTPWAALRLLGRRRVGAALPATASKAPGDLPAEGGESTADAGDSLPVAETTTGGHGGHGDHEEDAFTRVYRRLMAPLLASVRWRWFFLLGTSTLLLLACGLVVSGWVKVKMLPFDNKSELQLILNMPEGSSLEHTARVARAMAAAVRGEPEVSDYQIYVGAAAPFNFNGLVRHYFMRRGASVADVQINLVDKHQRSAQSHAIAKRIRPKVTAIAARHGARVAVAEVPPGPPVLQTLVAEIYGPSEAQRHALAAEVRAIFQRTPGVVDVDWYLEADQPKARFVVDKEKAALHGISVATISQTLRIAVGGEAVDLVHFPREKEDVELVLRLPPGARSLPEDLLGLRVRSGDGNALPEPGRAAGAPPLVPLRELLRIERTISDKSIYHKNLMPVSYVIGDVAGVIESPVYAIFAMNRELAQLDARQFGASSARLEVLNASQPVSDAFPSLKWDGEWQITLEVFRDLGLAFAAVLLLIYVLMVGWFASFLTPIIVMAAIPFSLIGILPAHGALNAFFSATSMIGFMAGAGIVVRNSIILVDFIELRLAEGMPLAEAVVDAGAVRFRPMLLTALAVVVGAGVILFDPIFQGLAIALMAGEIASLAISRMAVPVLYYMAYRQRVPRRAAAAATAS; via the coding sequence ATGAGCGCCGTGCAGCCGCAGGGCGACGCCGAGCTCGGCCTCGCGGGGCGGATCGCCCGCACCTTCATCGACTCCAAGCTGACGCCCTTGGTCGTCGTGACTTCGGTGCTGCTGGGGCTCGGCGCCGTCGTGCTGCTGGCGCGCGAGGAGGAACCCCAGATCAAGGTGCCGATGGTCGACGTCCTCGTGGCGATGCCCGGCACGAGCGCGCGCGAGATCGAGGAACGCGCCACCCGCCCGATGGAGAAGCTGCTCTGGGAGATCCCGGGCGTCGAGTACCTCTACTCCACCTCGCGCCCGGGCGAAGCGCTGGTGATCGTGCGCTTCAAGGTCGGCGAGGACGTCGAGCGCAGCCTGGTCAAGCTCAATCAGAAGCTGCAGTCCAACTACGACCGCATGCCCCAGGGCGTTTCACTGCCCTTGATCAAGCCGCGGTCGATCGACGACGTGCCGATTCTGGCGCTAACGCTGCATAGCGCAGTGCACGACCACCTGGCGCTGCGACGGCTCGCCGCGCAGCTCGACGACGCCATCAAGCAGGTTCCTGACGTCGCCGAGACCACAATCACCGGCGGCGCGCGCCGGCAGATTCGAGTGCTGCTCGACCCGGCGCGACTGGTTTCGCGTGAGCTGAGCGCGGCGGGGCTGATCCCGCTGCTGCAGCAGAGCAATCGGCAGTTTCGTGCCGGTGGCCTGACCACCGACGACCGCGAGGTGGTGATCGAGACGGGCGGCTTCCTCAGCACGGCCGAGGAGGTCGGCAACGTCGTCGTCGGCATCAACGCCGGCAAGCCGGTCTACCTGCGCGAGGTCGCTCAGGTGGTGGACGCGGCGGAGGAGCCGGCGCAGTACGTGTTCTACGGTGAGGGCGCCGCCAAGGCCTCGCGGGCGAACGAGCAGCCCGCGGTCACGTTGAGCGTGGCGAAGCGTCCGGGCGCCAACGCCGTCGCCGTCGCCGAGGCCGTGCTGCACAAGATCGCGCAGCAGCGCGGCCGGATCGTGCCCGCCGACGTCAGCATCACGACGACGCGCCACTATGGCAAGACGGCCGCCGAGAAGTCGAACGAGCTCCTCTTTCACATGGCGATCGCCGTGCTCAGCGTCTCGCTGCTGATCCTCTTCACGCTGGGCTGGCGCGAGTCGTTGATCGTCGCCGTCGCGATTCCCTCGACGCTGGCGTTGACGCTGCTCGTCTTCTATCTCTACGGCTTCACGCTCAACCGCATCACGCTCTTCGCCCTGATCTTCTCGATCGGGATCCTCGTCGATGACGCGATCGTCGTGGTCGAGAACATCGTTCGCCACCTTCGTCTCCCGGGCAACCGCGCGCGCAGCGCCGCCACGATCGCGGTCGAGGCCGTCAACGAGGTGGGCAATCCCACGATTCTGGCCACGTTCACCGTGATCTTCGCCGTCCTGCCCATGGCCTACGTCGGCGGCCTGATGGGGCCGTACATGCGGCCGATCCCGATCGGCGCCAGCGCGGCCATGTTCTTCTCGCTGGCGATCGCCTTCATCGTCACGCCGTGGGCCGCGCTGCGCCTCCTCGGGCGCCGGCGGGTTGGCGCGGCGCTACCCGCCACCGCGAGCAAGGCGCCAGGCGACCTGCCGGCCGAAGGCGGCGAGTCCACCGCTGACGCGGGCGACTCCCTCCCCGTCGCCGAGACCACCACCGGCGGCCACGGCGGTCACGGCGATCATGAGGAGGACGCCTTCACCCGGGTCTATCGGCGGCTGATGGCACCTCTGCTGGCGAGCGTCCGCTGGCGCTGGTTCTTTCTGCTGGGCACCAGCACGCTGCTGCTCCTCGCCTGTGGTCTCGTCGTCAGTGGTTGGGTCAAGGTCAAGATGCTGCCCTTCGACAACAAGAGCGAGCTACAGCTGATCCTCAACATGCCCGAGGGAAGCTCGCTCGAGCATACGGCCCGCGTGGCGCGCGCGATGGCCGCCGCCGTGCGCGGGGAGCCCGAGGTCAGCGACTACCAGATCTACGTCGGGGCCGCGGCACCCTTCAATTTCAACGGCCTGGTGCGGCACTACTTCATGCGACGTGGCGCCAGCGTGGCCGACGTGCAGATCAACCTCGTCGACAAGCATCAGCGCTCGGCGCAGAGCCACGCGATCGCCAAGCGCATCCGACCCAAGGTCACCGCCATCGCGGCGCGTCACGGCGCACGCGTGGCCGTGGCCGAGGTGCCACCCGGCCCCCCCGTCCTGCAGACGCTGGTCGCCGAGATCTACGGGCCGAGCGAGGCGCAGCGCCACGCCCTGGCCGCCGAGGTGCGCGCGATCTTCCAGCGCACGCCAGGCGTCGTCGACGTCGACTGGTACCTGGAGGCTGACCAGCCCAAGGCGCGCTTCGTCGTCGATAAGGAGAAGGCCGCGCTCCACGGCATCAGCGTGGCGACGATCTCGCAGACGCTCCGTATCGCCGTCGGCGGCGAGGCCGTCGACCTGGTGCACTTCCCGCGCGAGAAGGAAGACGTCGAGCTGGTGCTGCGCCTCCCGCCTGGGGCGCGCTCACTGCCCGAGGATCTGCTCGGGCTGCGCGTGCGCTCGGGGGACGGCAATGCCCTGCCGGAGCCGGGTCGCGCTGCGGGTGCTCCGCCGCTGGTGCCGCTGCGCGAGCTGCTGCGGATCGAGCGCACGATCAGCGACAAGTCCATCTACCACAAGAACCTGATGCCGGTGAGCTACGTAATCGGCGACGTCGCGGGCGTCATCGAGAGCCCCGTCTACGCGATCTTCGCGATGAACCGCGAGCTGGCGCAGCTCGACGCGCGCCAGTTCGGCGCGTCGAGCGCGCGACTCGAGGTCCTCAACGCCAGCCAGCCGGTCAGTGACGCTTTCCCCTCCCTCAAGTGGGATGGGGAATGGCAGATCACGCTCGAGGTCTTCCGCGACCTGGGCCTCGCCTTCGCGGCCGTCTTGCTGCTGATCTACGTGCTGATGGTGGGCTGGTTCGCGTCCTTCCTCACGCCGATCATCGTGATGGCCGCGATTCCCTTCTCGCTGATCGGCATCCTGCCGGCCCACGGCGCGCTGAATGCGTTCTTCAGCGCTACGTCGATGATCGGCTTCATGGCGGGCGCAGGGATCGTCGTGCGCAACTCGATCATCCTCGTCGATTTCATCGAGCTGCGGCTGGCCGAGGGCATGCCGCTGGCGGAGGCCGTCGTCGACGCAGGCGCCGTCCGCTTTCGGCCGATGCTCTTGACCGCGCTCGCGGTCGTGGTCGGGGCCGGGGTGATTCTCTTCGATCCGATCTTCCAAGGGCTGGCCATTGCCCTGATGGCCGGCGAGATCGCCTCGCTCGCGATCAGCCGGATGGCCGTCCCCGTGCTCTATTACATGGCCTACCGCCAGCGCGTTCCACGGCGGGCGGCAGCCGCCGCTACCGCGAGCTAG